Proteins found in one Cloacibacillus sp. genomic segment:
- a CDS encoding TRAP transporter large permease subunit, with protein sequence MLPGLLIGFCLMVYSWYYCKTRGEDKEKLEAYCKNLRKDGLWHIFKNSFWALMTPVIILGGIYGGVTTPTEAACVSVVYALIVCCFIYKTMDFHDVVETFKEAVCTYAPITFILAGAMAFGRVLTIMQAPQAIAVMITGLVSSKAGVLIVVNIFLLGVGMV encoded by the coding sequence ATACTTCCGGGACTGCTGATCGGCTTCTGTCTTATGGTCTATTCGTGGTACTACTGCAAAACGCGCGGCGAGGACAAGGAAAAACTGGAGGCTTACTGCAAAAACCTGCGTAAGGACGGCCTCTGGCATATCTTTAAAAACAGCTTTTGGGCGCTTATGACCCCGGTCATAATCCTTGGCGGCATCTACGGGGGCGTCACCACTCCAACGGAGGCGGCCTGCGTTTCTGTCGTCTACGCGCTCATCGTCTGCTGCTTCATTTATAAGACGATGGACTTTCACGACGTAGTGGAGACATTTAAAGAGGCGGTCTGCACCTACGCGCCGATAACCTTTATACTGGCGGGCGCAATGGCCTTTGGCCGCGTGCTCACGATAATGCAGGCGCCGCAGGCGATAGCAGTGATGATAACGGGGCTTGTCAGCAGCAAAGCCGGCGTGCTCATCGTTGTCAATATTTTCCTGTTGGGTGTCGGCATGGT